The following are encoded in a window of Alphaproteobacteria bacterium genomic DNA:
- a CDS encoding ATP-binding protein, translating into MEARVSDAEHRTPSPQPSPHGRESTGQRGLTRDERALRRTVYRIARLPADKRAWIVRRLSVPEKRTFNEFWAGWAHEGQLPPPGDWPAWLMVTGRGFGKTRAGAEWVSALARADGSLRIALVGATIEDARKVMVDGVSGLIAVARTGEAVTFARTAGVVRFASGAEATLYSGACPEKLRGPEHHFAWCDEIAKWRYPEETWDNLQLGLRLGSAPRTLVTTTPRAVPLLRRLAAAGDVARTNGRTADNLNLPAARVAKLEADYGGTRKGREELEGELIAEAEGALWTRGMVEGGRSEAWAPASAGERLRRIVIGVDPPASAEGDACGIVACGVDAEGLGYVLGDHSERGLSPEGWAARVVAAAEHWGAECVIVEKNQGGDMVRSVLRAADRGLPVRPVFARFGKGDRAEPVAMLFESGRAKFAGRFPELEDELCAMIRGGGYAGKGSPDRADAMVWALTDLMLGRERGGPRIAWL; encoded by the coding sequence ATGGAGGCGAGGGTGAGTGATGCCGAACACCGTACCCCCTCACCCCAGCCCTCTCCCCATGGGAGAGAGAGCACCGGGCAGCGAGGCCTGACCCGCGACGAACGGGCGTTGCGGCGGACGGTGTACCGGATCGCGCGGCTGCCGGCGGACAAGAGGGCGTGGATCGTTCGGCGGCTCTCCGTGCCCGAGAAGCGCACCTTCAACGAATTCTGGGCGGGCTGGGCGCATGAGGGGCAATTGCCGCCGCCGGGAGACTGGCCGGCCTGGCTGATGGTCACCGGGCGCGGCTTCGGCAAGACCCGCGCGGGGGCCGAGTGGGTCAGTGCGCTGGCGCGGGCCGACGGGTCCTTGCGGATCGCCCTCGTCGGAGCGACGATCGAGGATGCGCGCAAGGTGATGGTCGACGGTGTGAGCGGGCTGATCGCGGTGGCTCGGACCGGGGAGGCGGTGACGTTCGCGCGGACGGCGGGGGTGGTTCGCTTCGCCTCGGGGGCCGAGGCCACTCTCTATTCGGGCGCCTGCCCGGAGAAGCTGCGCGGGCCCGAGCATCATTTCGCCTGGTGCGACGAGATCGCCAAATGGCGCTACCCCGAGGAGACGTGGGACAATCTGCAGCTGGGCTTGAGGCTCGGGAGCGCGCCCAGGACTTTGGTGACGACCACGCCGCGCGCGGTGCCGCTGCTTCGCAGGCTGGCGGCGGCGGGCGACGTCGCCCGGACCAACGGGCGGACGGCCGACAATCTCAACCTGCCGGCGGCGCGGGTGGCGAAGCTCGAGGCCGATTATGGCGGCACGCGCAAGGGGCGCGAGGAGCTGGAGGGCGAGCTGATCGCGGAGGCGGAAGGGGCGCTGTGGACTCGGGGGATGGTGGAAGGTGGCCGAAGCGAGGCCTGGGCCCCGGCCTCCGCCGGGGAACGGCTTCGCCGGATCGTGATCGGGGTGGATCCGCCGGCTTCGGCCGAGGGGGATGCGTGCGGGATCGTCGCCTGCGGGGTGGATGCGGAGGGCCTCGGCTATGTGCTCGGCGACCATAGCGAGCGCGGGCTCTCGCCCGAGGGGTGGGCGGCCCGGGTGGTCGCCGCGGCCGAGCATTGGGGCGCGGAATGCGTGATCGTCGAGAAGAACCAGGGCGGGGACATGGTGAGGAGCGTGCTTCGCGCGGCCGACCGGGGGCTTCCGGTGCGGCCGGTCTTCGCCCGCTTCGGCAAGGGCGACAGGGCCGAGCCGGTGGCGATGCTGTTCGAGAGCGGCCGGGCGAAGTTCGCCGGGCGCTTCCCCGAGCTCGAGGACGAATTGTGCGCGATGATCCGGGGCGGCGGCTATGCGGGGAAGGGATCGCCGGACCGCGCGGACGCGATGGTCTGGGCGCTGACCGATCTGATGCTCGGGCGCGAGCGGGGCGGGCCGCGGATCGCCTGGCTCTAG